The stretch of DNA GTTTCGACGCGCAGTTCCATGGTTCGCCCCCTTTCTCCCTCACGCCAAGCTCGGCCACCATGACCCCGGACCGGCGTGACTCCCTCCGCCTCCAGACTGCCCTTCCCTAGGGTGAAGTATCGGCGAAAACGCCGGTTCCTTCACCGCGCGGCAGTCTGCCTCGCGATTGGGGGATCAAGATGAAGCGACGGATGAATGGCCGCGTTGAGGTGTCTGCGGCCCAAATGGATAGGAGAAGTGAAAAAGCGTCAGGATTCCGGAGTCTGCAGCGCCATGCGGTAGACTTCAAACAACGCGATAAACAGCGCCGCCACCACCGGGCCGAGGACCAGACCGAGGAGACCGAAGACACTCACGCCGCCGGTGATGGAGAAAAACAGCAGCAGCGGATGCATCTGCGTGCGTCCGGAGATGAGCAGCGGACGCACGAAATTGTCGATCTGCGAGACCACCAACGTGCCGAGCACCAGCAGGATGATCCCCTTGGCCACCGCGCCGCCGGCAAAGAGGATGATGGCCGCGGGGATATAGACGACGAACGCGCCCAGAAGCGGGATGAGCGCAAAGAAGGCCATCACCGCGCCCCACAAAACCGGCGACGGCAGTCCCAGCGCCAGAAACAGGAGCCCGCCCAGCGTGCCCTGAATCGCCGCCACCACCAGCCCGCCGTAGATGGTCGCCCGCACCACGTCGGTCACATGCGCCAGCATCGCGCGGCTGCGTTCGGCCGGCAGGGGGATCGAGTCGCGCACGCTGGCAAACAGCGGCGCGCCATCCTTGAACAGGTAGTACATCGTCAGGAGCATCATCAGAAACTGCAGGGCGAACTTGCCGACATTGGCCAGCGTGGCGGTGGTGTTGTCGACAATCCACTTGCTCAGCTTGCCGATGAAGTTGATGG from bacterium encodes:
- a CDS encoding AI-2E family transporter — translated: MPDLSIKREYIFFAALLALIVFVFVLFYKLIVPFFAPIAWAVIFVVTCNPAHQWLAARVRPRGLAAFISTAAVAILILGPSIWLVVTLVGEARNLYEWIQSGTWTSEAIAELAHRIDPVIQTLGDKLGGFVDLSKWDFQSVAINFIGKLSKWIVDNTTATLANVGKFALQFLMMLLTMYYLFKDGAPLFASVRDSIPLPAERSRAMLAHVTDVVRATIYGGLVVAAIQGTLGGLLFLALGLPSPVLWGAVMAFFALIPLLGAFVVYIPAAIILFAGGAVAKGIILLVLGTLVVSQIDNFVRPLLISGRTQMHPLLLFFSITGGVSVFGLLGLVLGPVVAALFIALFEVYRMALQTPES